Genomic window (Paenibacillus sp. 37):
CTTGATCATCAAGGTGTTTGGTAAGGGTGGCCACGCAGCTCGTCCGCATGAGGGCATTGACGCGATCGCGGTATCCGCTCAGGTCATCACCGCATTGCAAAATATCGTCAGTCGGATGGTTGATCCACTTGAACCGGCAGTAGTCACGATTGGCAAAATCACCGGAGGTTATATGGGAACAGCCATCGCCCCGGAAGTGGAGATGATCGGTACGGTTCGTACACTCTCACCTGCCATTCGTGAGCGGATGCCAGCTTTGATCGAGCAGGTTGTTAAAGGTGTCTGTGATTCTTTTGGAGCAGGATGCGAAGTTGTCTACGGCGATGGATACCCTGTTGTCGTGAATGATCTCGGCATGGTTGACCTGCTAACAGAGACTTGTGATCAGGTTAATGCGGAGAAGGGATGGACTTATATCAAACCCTCCACAGGGGGCGAGGACTTTGCCTTTTATTGTGAACAGATTCCGGGTGTGTTTTTCAGACTAGGATCTGGGAATGATGAGGAACGTACTCGCTATCCACTCCACCATCCCATGTTTGATCTTGATGAGACAGCGATGCCTTATGGTGTAGGCATGTTGTCTGCAGTAGCACTTGAATTTTTGGCAAGGAATACAACTTC
Coding sequences:
- a CDS encoding M20 family metallopeptidase, whose translation is MNRSELIQLAQPLQAQLSAWRRDLHRHPEIGYEEHRTSAIVAEHLESLGLEVTRNVGQTGVTGLLRGETDGPTFALRADMDALPIQDQKAVEYRSQVEGKAHLCGHDAHTSILMGAAQLLTGLGRPKSGNIKFIFQPAEEGLAGARAMIQDGVLENPKVDAIAGLHMTPGQNTGTLGVSQGVAFASADPLIIKVFGKGGHAARPHEGIDAIAVSAQVITALQNIVSRMVDPLEPAVVTIGKITGGYMGTAIAPEVEMIGTVRTLSPAIRERMPALIEQVVKGVCDSFGAGCEVVYGDGYPVVVNDLGMVDLLTETCDQVNAEKGWTYIKPSTGGEDFAFYCEQIPGVFFRLGSGNDEERTRYPLHHPMFDLDETAMPYGVGMLSAVALEFLARNTTSEGEQSQ